In one window of bacterium DNA:
- a CDS encoding NADH-quinone oxidoreductase subunit M — translation MTELPDLLTYVILMPLATGLMLFAVDGVAHSAGGSLPPQIWRGLGLGASLATLVLTAMLWIGYDPTRIEMQFVAHAAWIPALGINWYVGLDGISLLLICLTAFLMPIVLVASWNDVGRSLRGYVFFMLFLETGMLGTFASLNLLQFYLFWELMLVPMVFLIGVWGGPRRVYAAVKFFLFTMVGSLLMLVALVALAWLHAEQFGVWNFDLITPPGSHVPALLDTFVPIGGAPWWQTQFWLFAAFALAFAIKVPLVPLHTWLPDAHTEAPTAGSVLLAGVLLKMGGYGFLRFALPLFPVAAVEFVPLFFGLALVGILYGALVAMVQTDVKRLVAYSSVAHLGFVMLGMFALNVEGLEGSVLQMVNHGITTGALFLLIGMLYERRKTREISEFGGIAKPMPVFAAIFGVVVMASIGLPLLNGFVGEFLILLGTFRVNAWVGAAATLGVVLAAVYMLWMYRRVVFGPVENPENRGLIDLGGREKAVLVALLIPIFWIGIHPETFLKRLHPSVRETLRVMEVRTVMTEPPELAGPGEEGRR, via the coding sequence TTGACCGAGCTGCCCGATCTCCTCACCTACGTCATCCTCATGCCCCTTGCGACGGGATTGATGTTGTTCGCGGTCGATGGGGTCGCGCATTCGGCGGGCGGAAGCTTGCCGCCACAGATCTGGAGGGGCCTCGGACTCGGCGCCTCCCTGGCCACGCTGGTGCTCACTGCGATGCTCTGGATCGGCTACGACCCGACCCGGATCGAGATGCAGTTCGTCGCGCATGCCGCCTGGATTCCGGCTCTTGGCATCAACTGGTACGTAGGCCTCGATGGCATCAGCCTGCTGCTGATCTGCCTGACGGCGTTCCTGATGCCGATCGTGTTGGTGGCGTCGTGGAACGACGTGGGCCGTTCGTTACGTGGCTATGTCTTCTTCATGCTCTTTCTCGAGACGGGCATGCTCGGCACGTTCGCCTCGTTGAACTTGCTTCAGTTCTACCTCTTCTGGGAGCTGATGCTGGTGCCAATGGTCTTCTTGATCGGGGTCTGGGGCGGGCCCCGCCGTGTCTACGCGGCCGTGAAGTTCTTCCTGTTCACGATGGTCGGCTCCTTGCTCATGTTGGTGGCGTTGGTGGCCCTCGCCTGGTTGCATGCGGAGCAGTTCGGGGTCTGGAACTTCGATCTCATCACGCCGCCGGGGAGCCATGTGCCCGCTCTTCTCGACACGTTCGTGCCGATTGGCGGTGCCCCCTGGTGGCAGACCCAGTTCTGGCTGTTCGCCGCCTTTGCCCTGGCATTCGCCATCAAGGTGCCGCTGGTTCCGCTGCACACATGGCTGCCCGATGCGCATACCGAGGCACCCACTGCGGGTTCGGTATTGCTGGCCGGCGTGCTTCTCAAGATGGGTGGCTACGGATTCCTGCGCTTCGCCTTGCCGCTCTTTCCCGTAGCGGCGGTCGAATTCGTGCCGCTCTTCTTCGGTCTTGCATTGGTGGGCATCCTCTACGGCGCCCTGGTGGCGATGGTACAGACCGACGTCAAGCGTCTGGTCGCCTACTCCTCGGTGGCTCACCTGGGCTTCGTGATGCTCGGCATGTTCGCCCTGAACGTGGAGGGATTGGAGGGGAGCGTGCTCCAGATGGTGAACCACGGCATCACCACCGGCGCGCTCTTCCTGTTGATCGGCATGCTCTACGAGCGGCGGAAGACCCGCGAGATCTCCGAATTCGGTGGCATTGCCAAGCCCATGCCGGTCTTTGCGGCCATCTTCGGCGTGGTCGTCATGGCGAGTATCGGACTTCCCCTGCTGAACGGTTTCGTCGGGGAGTTCCTGATTCTCCTCGGCACCTTTCGCGTGAACGCCTGGGTGGGGGCTGCGGCCACCCTCGGCGTGGTCCTGGCCGCGGTGTACATGCTGTGGATGTACAGAAGGGTCGTCTTCGGCCCGGTGGAAAACCCCGAGAACCGCGGGCTCATCGATCTCGGCGGCCGGGAGAAGGCCGTGTTGGTTGCGCTGCTCATCCCGATCTTCTGGATCGGTATCCACCCGGAGACGTTCTTGAAGCGGCTTCATCCCTCGGTTCGCGAGACGCTTCGAGTGATGGAAGTGCGGACCGTGATGACAGAGCCTCCGGAGCTCGCTGGGCCTGGCGAAGAGGGCCGCCGATGA